The following coding sequences lie in one Rutidosis leptorrhynchoides isolate AG116_Rl617_1_P2 chromosome 6, CSIRO_AGI_Rlap_v1, whole genome shotgun sequence genomic window:
- the LOC139852809 gene encoding probable carotenoid cleavage dioxygenase 4, chloroplastic — translation MDSFSSSFLSTFSPPNCTSSHPPPTPSLPSPSSFRVFSVRTEEKTQTTTTTTKRQPSQEPSKKQTRNIVKRTRYIVPDQSLPSTIFNAFDSIINNFIDPPLRISVDPKHVLSDNFSPVDELPPTQCEVIEGTLPSCLDGAYFRNGPNPQFLPRGPYHLFDGDGMLHAIRISKGKAKFCSRYVKTYKYNIEKDAGFPIIPNVFSGFNGLTASAARMAVTAGRFLSGQFDPTKGIGLANTSLAFFGNKLYALGESDLPYAIKLTKDGDIITLGRQDFDGKLFMSMTAHPKIDPLTKEAFAFRYGPIPPFLTFFRFNENGEKQADVQVFSMTSPSFLHDFAITKNYAIFPEIQIGMSPMEMIGGGSPVSADSGKVPRLGLIPRYAKDESEVKWFEVPGFNVIHCINAWEEDDGDTVVMVAPNILSVEHTLERMELIHASVEKVTINLKTGMVSRYPLSTRNLDFAVLNPAYVGVKNRYVYCGVGDPMPKISGVVKLDVSQSELDRRECIVASRMFGPGCFGGEPFFVAREPENPDADEDDGYVVSYVHNENTGESRFVVMDAKSPTLEIVAAVKLPHRVPYGFHGLFVSESDLNKL, via the exons ATGGATTCCTTTTCTTCATCATTTCTTTCAACATTTTCACCACCAAATTGCACTTCTTCTCATCCCCCACCGACACCATCGTTACCCTCACCGTCTTCCTTTCGTGTGTTTTCTGTTCGGACCGAAGAAAAAACACAaacgaccacgaccacgaccaAAAGACAACCTAGTCAAGAACCATCAAAAAAGCAAACACGAAATATCGTGAAACGCACTAGATACATAGTGCCAGATCAATCTCTACCATCTACGATCTTCAATGCGTTTGATAGCATTATTAACAACTTTATTGATCCACCACTAAGAATTTCAGTTGACCCGAAACACGTTTTGTCAGATAATTTTTCACCTGTTGATGAACTCCCTCCTACTCAATGTGAAGTCATTGAGGGTACTCTTCCAAGTTGCCTTGATGGGGCCTACTTTCGTAACGGGCCTAACCCGCAGTTCCTACCACGAGGCCCGTACCATCTTTTTGATGGAGATGGCATGCTTCACGCGATTCGTATATCTAAAGGAAAAGCCAAGTTTTGTAGTCGATACGTGAAAACCTACAAATATAACATAGAGAAAGACGCAGGGTTCCCTATTATCCCAAATGTATTTTCAGGGTTTAATGGCCTAACTGCTTCCGCAGCTCGTATGGCAGTCACAGCAGGCCGGTTTTTGTCGGGCCAGTTTGACCCGACAAAAGGTATTGGTCTAGCCAATACTAGCTTAGCTTTTTTTGGTAACAAACTTTACGCATTAGGGGAGTCAGATCTCCCCTATGCCATCAAATTAACGAAAGATGGGGATATAATCACCCTTGGACGTCAAGACTTTGACGGAAAGCTTTTCATGAGCATGACTGCTCACCCGAAAATCGACCCATTAACCAAAGAAGCTTTTGCTTTTCGATACGGGCCAATTCCTCCTTTTTTAACATTTTTTAGGTTCAACGAAAACGGTGAAAAACAAGCTGACGTCCAGGTTTTCTCAATGACAAGCCCGTCTTTTCTCCACGACTTCGCAATCACCAAAAACTACGCCATTTTCCCCGAGATACAAATCGGAATGAGCCCGATGGAAATGATCGGTGGTGGGTCCCCTGTGAGTGCGGACTCAGGAAAGGTGCCACGACTCGGGTTGATCCCGAGGTACGCTAAAGACGAGTCTGAAGTGAAGTGGTTTGAGGTTCCAGGTTTTAATGTCATACATTGTATCAATGCTTGGGAGGAAGATGATGGAGATACGGTGGTGATGGTGGCTCCGAACATATTATCGGTTGAACATACGCTGGAAAGAATGGAATTGATCCATGCTTCCGTTGAGAAAGTGACTATCAATTTGAAAACCGGGATGGTATCTCGCTACCCGCTTTCCACCCGGAATCTTGACTTTGCTGTTCTCAACCCGGCTTATGTTGGTGTAAAAAACAG GTATGTGTATTGTGGAGTGGGCGATCCGATGCCTAAGATCTCGGGCGTTGTTAAGCTCGACGTGTCACAATCGGAACTTGATAGAAGAGAATGCATCGTAGCTAGTCGGATGTTTGGGCCGGGTTGTTTTGGAGGTGAACCATTCTTTGTGGCTAGGGAACCTGAGAATCCGGATGCTGATGAGGATGATGGTTATGTAGTTTCGTATGTGCACAATGAGAATACGGGTGAGTCTCGATTCGTGGTGATGGATGCCAAGTCGCCAACGCTCGAGATCGTAGCAGCCGTGAAGTTACCCCATCGGGTACCATATGGCTTTCATGGTCTCTTTGTTAGTGAAAGTGACCTTAACAAGTTGTAA